Proteins encoded together in one Candidatus Xianfuyuplasma coldseepsis window:
- a CDS encoding Smr/MutS family protein, translating into MNEKTIDVHGLTVDMAKREIERFIASCDNNVTHVRVIHGYSHGDNIREFIQRPNSIRSKRIKRKKFTKNRGETIFELY; encoded by the coding sequence ATGAACGAGAAGACAATTGACGTTCACGGTCTAACAGTTGATATGGCAAAACGTGAAATAGAGCGCTTCATCGCTTCTTGTGATAACAACGTCACACACGTTCGAGTCATTCATGGGTATTCCCACGGCGACAATATCCGTGAATTCATACAGCGACCTAATTCGATCCGATCAAAACGAATTAAACGTAAGAAATTTACCAAGAACCGAGGAGAAACAATATTTGAACTCTATTGA